A genomic window from Ascaphus truei isolate aAscTru1 chromosome 1, aAscTru1.hap1, whole genome shotgun sequence includes:
- the LOC142470554 gene encoding uncharacterized protein LOC142470554: protein MEQVSSPGSASSTLLEEHHGDEDDEYDEDDATEETEIQSCDHEEVPIETVVPPNRPSTSTYDAIVASEGKIVDAENRRHSDMMTVLERMIGLQEETVSQLAHLHRVFIEVPKQLQKINTSFEALVVQQTQANYWRMTNVPQFNTSQPGSVHAGQFSPHSSDIHSPGPNVTGQVAEIAVQVPDDILPLPSVQNQQLTPTKEPTKTKYKQLLLTSFWSKTTKDTHETDQPSLVQCLPTCSHVSLGTSPVREQSLPKSPVGESLPKSPVGDTLF from the exons atggaacaagtgtcttcacctgggtcagccagctcaacactactagaag aacatcatggtgatgaggatgatgagtatgatgaggatgacgccacagaagagactgaaatacaatcatgtgaccatgaagaggtgccaatagaaactgttgtaccgccaaatcgtccatcaacttccacatacgatgcaattgtagcttcagagggaaaaatagtggacgcagaaaatcgtcgccattcagacatgatgacagtgctggaaaggatgattggactgcaggaagaaacagtatcacaattggcacatctccacagagtcttcattgaagtgcctaaacagttgcaaaaaatcaacacctcattcgaagcattagttgttcagcaaacacaagctaattactggagaatgactaatgtaccacaattcaacacctcccagccaggatctgttcatgcaggtcagttttcaccacattcatctgatattcattcaccaggcccaaatgttaccggtcaagtagcagagattgctgtgcaggttcctgacgacatactaccactgccatctgtacaaaatcagcagctgacacctacaaaggagcccacaaaaacaaaatacaagcagttactactgaccagtttttggtcaaaaacaacaaaagacacacatgaaacagaccaaccatcacttgtgcagtgtctaccaacttgctcacatgtgtcactgggcacaagccctgtccgtgaacagtcactacccaaaagccctgtaggtgaatcgctgcccaaaagccctgtaggtga